The following proteins come from a genomic window of Flavobacterium eburneipallidum:
- a CDS encoding DoxX family protein, whose translation MNKNKIIYWATTGIISAMMIFSAYGYFSNPDMKAAFVHLGFPDYFRIELGVLKILGALALILPIVPDKIKSFAYFGFALTFVSAFIAHIASGDPMSVATAPIIFLVILGVSNYYQDEI comes from the coding sequence ATGAACAAGAACAAAATTATTTACTGGGCAACAACTGGAATTATTAGTGCTATGATGATATTTAGTGCTTACGGATATTTTTCAAATCCAGATATGAAAGCAGCATTCGTGCATTTAGGATTCCCTGATTATTTCAGAATTGAACTTGGAGTTCTCAAAATTTTAGGAGCTTTAGCATTAATACTTCCAATAGTTCCAGATAAAATTAAATCGTTCGCTTATTTTGGATTTGCATTGACATTTGTTTCTGCATTTATTGCACATATAGCAAGTGGAGACCCAATGTCTGTAGCTACTGCACCGATTATCTTTTTAGTGATTTTGGGAGTATCTAATTACTACCAAGATGAAATTTAA
- a CDS encoding pirin family protein, whose amino-acid sequence MKKETSFSTKGNKTDLGPLIINRILPNRYAKKVGPFVFLDYVAPAIKEIINTKGMGAHPHRGIATLTYILQGEVEHFDSAGHTGKIYSGGMQWMKAGNGIIHDENFNYDSQTDSKMIQGFQFWINLPAKNKAESPEHIAIQAEEVPRKALPNQAGWIKVIVGNYEELSSKIPNYSEQFLYHIHLEVGKKFSINLADKIEVAAFLTTQNAILNDAEFQAGEFVEFGRKAGEIEIINTSQTAIDVLLFGGEEYTEPIVSEGPFVMNSLAEICEAYRDFYDGKYGKINLNK is encoded by the coding sequence ATGAAAAAGGAAACCAGTTTCTCTACAAAAGGTAACAAAACCGATCTCGGTCCTTTGATTATCAATAGAATTTTACCCAATCGCTATGCAAAAAAAGTAGGTCCTTTTGTGTTTCTTGATTATGTAGCACCAGCTATCAAAGAAATCATCAATACAAAAGGAATGGGTGCTCATCCACATCGGGGCATTGCTACATTAACGTATATTCTTCAAGGCGAAGTAGAACATTTTGACAGTGCAGGACATACCGGAAAAATTTATTCTGGCGGTATGCAATGGATGAAAGCCGGAAACGGAATCATACACGACGAAAATTTTAACTACGACTCTCAAACGGATAGTAAAATGATTCAAGGCTTTCAGTTTTGGATTAATCTTCCTGCCAAAAACAAAGCAGAAAGTCCAGAACATATAGCAATCCAAGCGGAAGAAGTACCTAGAAAAGCATTGCCTAACCAAGCAGGTTGGATAAAAGTAATTGTAGGCAACTATGAAGAATTGAGTTCTAAAATCCCTAATTATTCTGAACAGTTTTTATATCACATTCATTTAGAGGTTGGAAAGAAATTTTCTATCAATTTGGCTGATAAAATAGAAGTTGCCGCTTTTTTAACCACACAAAATGCAATACTCAATGATGCCGAATTTCAAGCAGGAGAGTTTGTAGAATTTGGTAGAAAAGCAGGAGAAATTGAAATAATAAACACCTCACAAACCGCTATCGATGTGTTATTGTTTGGTGGCGAAGAATATACAGAACCTATTGTGTCAGAAGGTCCGTTTGTGATGAACTCACTAGCCGAAATATGTGAAGCATACCGTGATTTTTATGATGGAAAATACGGAAAAATTAATCTAAATAAATAA